In Candidatus Palauibacter scopulicola, the genomic stretch CCTCCACCGTCTCGGCATCCCCGATCTCCGCGGCCTTCGCCGCGCGCCGCTCGGCGACGCGGGCCGCCTCCCCTTCCTTGTCGGCCTGGCGCACCTGCGACTCCAGCAGCCCCTCGAGTTCGGAGATCCGCGCCCGCGTATCGACGAGTTCCTGGCGCATGGCGCGGATGACGCGGTCGATGTCGTCCTCGGACGCCCCGGGCTGCTTCGCCTCCATCCGGTCGAGCGCCTCGTCGACCATCTGCCTGAGTTTTCTGAACATGGCCCCGCGTCTAGTGTAGCTCGGTGACTCCTGGGTTTGTGCGACAGTACACTAGCAGCCCCCGGCAAAACGCCGCCACCGCCGGGGAAGGGATCTCACGCCGTTAGCGGCGGAAGGATGACGATGGACGGATCGACCGCCACACCGACCCCTGAGCGGAGGACCTATCGGATCTCCGGCATGCACTGTGCCGGTTGCGTCGGCTCCGTTGAGAGGAGCCTCAACGCGGTCGACGGCGTGGAGGCTGCGGTGAGCCTGCCCGCCGAATCCGCGACGCTGACGCTCACCCGGGACGTGGGCTTCGAGGAACTCGCCGCGGCCGTCGAAGGGGCCGGCTACGAGATCGAACCCATCGCGGACGTGGACCGCGGAGAGGCGGAGCGCTCGCGCCTCGCGGAGGCGGAAGCCCGCTCGCGCGAGGCGCGGAAAACCATGTGGACCGCGTGGGCGCTCACCGTCCCGGCCATGGTGTGGATGCTGCCGGAGATGTTCGCGGGCCTGCGCTGGCCATCGCCCCTCGTCTTCGACCTGGGCGTCACGCTGCTCGGGGCCGCCGTCCTCGCCGGGCCGGGGGGACCGACGTTGCGCAGCGCGTGGCGTTCGGCGCGGGGCCGCACGCCGAACATGGATGTCCTCATCGCGCTCGGGGCCGGCGTCTCCGTACTCACGGGGGCGTGGGCGGTCCTCCACGTGCTCGGGTTCGCCCCGATGATCATGAACTTCGCGCCGGTGGGCGCGATGATCGCCGCCATCCACCTCACGGGCCGCTACGTGGAGGCAAAGGCGCGCGGGCGGTCCTCGTCGGCGATCCAGGCGCTGCTGTCGCTCGAGGCGCCGATGGCCCGCGTGGAGCGGGAGGGCGCCCAACTCGAGATCCCGACCCGCGACGTCGCGGTGGGCGACGTGATGATCATCCGCCCGGGCGAGAAGATCCCCACGGATGGCGTCGTCCTCGATGGGAGGAGCGCGGTCGATGAGTCGCTCGCGACGGGAGAGTCGATTCCGGTCGAGAAGGAACCGGGGTCCTCCGTCCTCGGTTCGACCGTCAATCACTCCGGGGCGCTGCGCGTGCGGGCGACGGGCGTGGGCGAGGACACCTTCCTGTCCAATGTCATCCGCCTCGTGGAGGAGGCGCAGGCGAGCAAGGTCCCGATCCAGGAGTTCGCGGACCGGGTGACCGCCATCTTCGTGCCCGTCATCCTCGTCGTCGCGCTGGCGGCCTTCGCGGGCTGGTTCGTCGTGCCCGGAATCTTCACGGACGCCGCGCGCTGGGCGTCGGGATTCATCCCGTGGGTGAACCCCGAGTTGGGCCGCCTCTCGCTCGCGCTCTACGCGGCGGTCGCGGTGCTCGTCATCGCCTGCCCCTGCGCGCTCGGACTCGCCACCCCCACGGCGCTCATGGTGGGCACCGGCCTCGGGGCCACGCGCGGCGTCCTCATCCGCGACGGAGCCGCCGTCCAGACGCTGGACCG encodes the following:
- a CDS encoding heavy metal translocating P-type ATPase, with the translated sequence MDGSTATPTPERRTYRISGMHCAGCVGSVERSLNAVDGVEAAVSLPAESATLTLTRDVGFEELAAAVEGAGYEIEPIADVDRGEAERSRLAEAEARSREARKTMWTAWALTVPAMVWMLPEMFAGLRWPSPLVFDLGVTLLGAAVLAGPGGPTLRSAWRSARGRTPNMDVLIALGAGVSVLTGAWAVLHVLGFAPMIMNFAPVGAMIAAIHLTGRYVEAKARGRSSSAIQALLSLEAPMARVEREGAQLEIPTRDVAVGDVMIIRPGEKIPTDGVVLDGRSAVDESLATGESIPVEKEPGSSVLGSTVNHSGALRVRATGVGEDTFLSNVIRLVEEAQASKVPIQEFADRVTAIFVPVILVVALAAFAGWFVVPGIFTDAARWASGFIPWVNPELGRLSLALYAAVAVLVIACPCALGLATPTALMVGTGLGATRGVLIRDGAAVQTLDRADTLVFDKTGTLTRGAPRVVDVLVHAGPAVDPARAAIDDGSPADASAADAEARLLELAAAVEDASEHPLARAVVDEARGRGIPFSRASGVEARVGMGIVGEVDGQRVSVGSARLLREEGIAEEDIAEVERRFRDAARTIAWVAAGGRLLGAIAIADPVKDDARETLLELSRRGFRTVMLTGDHEAVAAAVAEHLGIDDFRAGLLPADKVEAVRQLRAEGRTVAFVGDGINDAPALKAADVGIAVGTGTDIAIEAADITLVQGDLRSVLRATKLSRATFRKIRENLFWAYVYNVVAIPVAFLGLLHPVLAEAAMALSSISVVTNANRLRRTRL